A single window of Micrococcaceae bacterium Sec5.1 DNA harbors:
- a CDS encoding patatin-like phospholipase family protein: MKRSLVLAGGGMRVAWQAGVMRALAEEGLEFHHVDGSSGGILTAGMLLSGVSPEEMCTRWSSVNVKDFGSALPIGDYLKGPWALPAIGDADGILNKVFPALGINDATIRGRAAEPGAVEGSFNVVEFTEKRCHAIDATAIDAELMAAGMSLPIFLTPLRRDGKIWTDAVWMRDANVAEALRRGAEEVWLIWCIGNSPYWGDGPLEQYVHMIEMSAMGALLADFEAASAAGREFVLHVVRPEHPLPLDPEFYLGRIDADTLIGMGYRDARAYLDTMTPAGVPKDANCTAMTEPAAGVRFNDTLRGDLDGSPLTFKATVMLPTAGSTVPPQFTGFLEHPLFDGRVFFSDGRVETEGHDVTYRARIRLDGGWQDVSLTRTLRDDPGPDAWTDSRQAVLQVDGLPAGSLTMSLADAAGLLASVEPVGAHGFVDRAEAVASFAANGFRELLARY; the protein is encoded by the coding sequence GTGAAAAGGTCACTGGTGCTCGCCGGCGGCGGAATGCGCGTGGCCTGGCAGGCCGGCGTCATGCGTGCGCTCGCCGAGGAAGGCCTGGAGTTTCACCATGTTGACGGCAGCTCCGGCGGGATCCTGACGGCGGGGATGCTGCTGTCCGGGGTGTCGCCGGAAGAAATGTGCACCCGCTGGTCCAGCGTGAACGTGAAGGACTTCGGCTCGGCGCTGCCGATCGGTGACTACCTCAAGGGCCCGTGGGCGCTGCCAGCTATTGGGGATGCGGACGGGATCCTGAACAAGGTCTTTCCCGCACTCGGGATTAATGATGCGACTATCCGGGGCCGCGCGGCGGAACCGGGCGCCGTCGAAGGTTCCTTCAACGTCGTGGAATTCACTGAAAAGCGCTGCCACGCCATCGATGCCACCGCCATCGACGCGGAGCTTATGGCCGCGGGAATGTCTCTGCCCATCTTCCTGACACCGCTGCGCCGGGACGGGAAGATCTGGACGGACGCCGTCTGGATGCGCGACGCCAATGTAGCCGAAGCCCTGCGTCGGGGAGCGGAGGAAGTATGGCTGATTTGGTGCATCGGCAACTCGCCCTATTGGGGTGACGGGCCCTTGGAGCAGTACGTGCACATGATCGAAATGAGCGCCATGGGAGCCCTCCTTGCTGATTTCGAGGCTGCGAGCGCGGCTGGACGCGAGTTTGTGCTGCATGTGGTGCGTCCTGAGCATCCGCTCCCGCTCGATCCCGAGTTCTATCTGGGAAGGATCGACGCCGATACCCTGATCGGCATGGGATACCGGGACGCCCGGGCGTACCTGGATACCATGACGCCAGCCGGCGTTCCAAAGGACGCCAATTGCACCGCCATGACAGAACCGGCTGCCGGCGTCCGTTTCAACGACACTTTGCGCGGAGACTTGGACGGCTCACCCCTGACGTTCAAGGCCACCGTCATGCTGCCCACGGCCGGGTCCACTGTGCCCCCACAGTTCACGGGATTCCTGGAGCACCCGCTCTTCGACGGTCGCGTCTTTTTCTCGGATGGGCGCGTTGAAACGGAAGGCCACGACGTCACGTACCGTGCCCGGATCAGGCTCGACGGCGGGTGGCAGGACGTGTCCCTGACCCGCACCTTGCGGGACGATCCCGGTCCGGATGCCTGGACCGACTCGCGCCAGGCAGTATTGCAAGTGGACGGGTTGCCGGCGGGAAGCCTGACCATGAGCCTGGCCGACGCCGCGGGACTTCTGGCCTCGGTGGAGCCAGTGGGTGCCCATGGCTTCGTTGACCGGGCAGAGGCCGTGGCCAGCTTCGCCGCCAACGGTTTTCGGGAGTTGCTCGCACGGTACTGA